In Osmerus eperlanus chromosome 4, fOsmEpe2.1, whole genome shotgun sequence, the sequence tgtgaacACAGGATGAAAAGAACCAGATGATGACCACAAACGTCTGGGTGAAACAAGTGCGTATAGATTCGATAGTACACCAGCTGCTGTTCACATTTGActgtacattttattcattttacctaacaactttatctaaagcaacATATCATCAGTGCATAACCGGCACACAAATAGTAATATCAACTTGCCGGGGTGTGTAATTGCCTTGGTGTTTGGCTACACAGTGAGAGCGGGTGTGAACTGTAGGTAGTGTGATAAATCCTAGGTGACAGGATGAAGATCTTGATGTGCttcctgttccctctccctcaggaGTGGAACGATTACAAGCTTCGCTGGAACCCAGAGGACTATGAGAACGTGACTTCAATCCGCATCCCCTCAGAGCTCATATGGAGACCAGACATTGTGCTGTACAACAAGTAAGGACTGCTGGCACACAAGTTTCGTTGGGAAATGACTGATATTTTTTataacacactgtaacacactgttttatgtatttgtttacatttacatttagtcatttagcagacgctcttatccagagcgacttacagtaagtacagggacattccccccgaggcaagtagggtgaagtgccttgcccaaggacacaacgtcattttgcacatccgggaatcgaactggtaaccttcggattacttgcccgattccctaaccgctcagccacctgactccctgatttgTTTGTTATGAAGCAGCAGATGATAGTATGAAACAGGGCTTAATATAACTCAGATGTGGGCTGTTCTTGATAACTGTAGTAAGCTTCTTTTAATCAGTTTTAGGAACAGATTCATTGGGTTGCACAAAGTTGTTAAAGTATTATTGACATTACTTACTTACAGTAATGTTCAGTCTCTAAATGCCAGACTGACTAATGTAGATCCAAAGAAATTTCCACTTAAAGATGAAGTGTATTGCCGTTTATATTTAAAGATAATTATTGCGCCAAATATTTTGTCCTGAGCCAATGTCGAAATGTAATACGAAGAAGATAAATGCAAATCAGGTCGACCTTAATGGGTCTGGTCATAAACAAAACTTAGCACATCGTACCAAGCAATACATTAGTCTAGAAATCACAGGATGGAAATGGAATGTTATTGGATGTGTTTGGATGGGTTACAATGAACATGGATCATTTTTACTGACGCCTACTGCCTTCTTTTTCTCTTAACACTGCAAGCACATTACAAAATAGGGGTTAGCGACAGCATCTCAATAACTGCTGCACGCCACTCATTTGGTACATCATATATTGTGAATGTGTTTATTATGAGAATGGCATATATTTGCCCTTTTACTTCCAATAACAAATAAACATGTTGTAGAACACAAGCACTGAGTTCAGAGTTCAGTTGATTACTTGTGTGTAGTAATTAAATCCATGATTGGCAGCAGGCATATTACAATTGGGGATACATGCTTCCAACCCAAGGGAAATATAAACACATGCACCAATAATTGAACAGTGGTTTGTCTTCATTAGTTTTGTGTAATGTGTTTTGAACGCAACATTTGTTCAGCCATAGTTGATTTAAGCCCAAAAACTGTGAAAATACATACAGCACGTTTCAGTAGGTATTTTACAGTAATGCATGTCTTATGAACGGTGAATGTGACATTTGCAAACCTCCTGATTCTTGTCGCTAACAAGCTTGGTGTAAACCCAAGCACAGTCAGTCCATTCACATCACCGAGACACCAAACAGCAGCTTCTTCAACCTCCTTCTTTGTCCCCAAAGCGCTGACGGGGACTTTGCAGTGACCCATCTGACCAAAGCCCACCTGTTCTACGATGGCAGGATCAAGTGGACACCCCCGGCCATCTACAAGTCCTCCTGCTCCATCGACGTCACCTTCTTCCCCTTCGACCAGCAGAACTGCAAGATGAAGTTTGGCTCGTGGACCTACGACCGTGCCAAGATCGACCTGATCAGCATGGACAGCAACGTGGACCAGATGGACTACTGGGAGAGCGGCGAGTGGGTCATCATCGACGCCGTGGGCAAGTACAACACCAAGAAATACGAGTGCTGCACCGAGATCTACCCGGACATCACCTACTACTTCATCATCCGGAGACTCCCCCTGTTCTACACCATCAACCTCATCATCCCCTGCTTGCTCATCTCCTGCCTCACCGTGCTGGTCTTCTACCTGCCCTCGCAATGCGGGGAGAAGATCACCCTCTGCATctccgtcctcctctccctcaccgtgttcctcctcctcatcaccgagatcatcccctccacctccctggtcATCCCCCTCATCGGGGAGTACCTGCTCTTCACCATGATCTTCGTCACTCTGTCCATCATCATCACCGTGTTTGTGCTGAACGTGCACCACCGGTCGCCGCGCACCCACGGCATGCCCCAGTGGGTGAGGAGGGTCTTCCTGGACCTGATTCCCCGGGTCCTGTTCATGAAGAGGCCCCCGGCGACAGCCAAGCAGAACTGTAGGAAGCTCATAGAGATGATGCACCAGCCTGCGGGTCCCAGTCACTCCCCAACCTTTTGGTTGGGCTTGGAGAAAGAGTTCAGTCAGATGGGGCAACAGGGACAAATGCTTCCAGCAACCCCTTTCGACAGCCCCAACATCCAGGTCGCCTCCCCTCCAaagacctcctctcctcctttgggTTTACCCCTGGAGAAGCATCCCATGAAGCCCCAGGTTTTCTGCCGATCCCCATCCAGCCAGTACTCGATGCTCGTGGAAGAGCCTCTGCAACTgggactcacctcctccccctcctccacttctcctccttcctctggcCCCTCGTCGTcctctgtccccctgcccctgggacccctccacaccctgcccagAGACGAGCCTGGGACGCTGGCTCCTAAAGGCCGTTCCCTCAGCGTGGAGCACATGTGCGATCACCACGTGGAGCCCCCGCAGAGAGCTGCACACCGCTGTCGCTCAAACAGCTTCCAGTACTGCTGTCTGGACGCTGGGGGAGGCaacgggggtggggaggggctggggattCCGATGACCTCcagacagaggagacaggtgtCCGTGGACCACCTAGCCAGAGATTCATCCACAGAAGTTGCCAAGAACCCAGGGTTGCCGGATTCTATGGTTCTCAGGATGTCGCCAGCGATGAGGCGGGCCATAGAGGGGGTGCAATACATCGcagatcacctcagggctgaaGATGCTGACTTTTCAGTGAGTTCTTATAAAATCAACTTCATCTCCCTGAAGTAATTTAAGTCAACATCTACCATGACCTGTTCTAATAGTATGTTCTCTCTGGGTTTCTACTGCCATTTCAAAGAGCTTTGATTGCATAGTTGTTATTACACAGGGACCATGGACACCAAATGGCAAGATATTGACTAACATTATCTTGAAAGTCCACTTCATCAGTGCCCCAAACATTTGAAAGCATATAATCCCCTGAAGAGACGCCTAGCTACAGATTGTGCCTGGTATAACCATTTACACTATGTACAGACAAATATTACAGAGAAATTATTAGGGTTTAAATAGGGTTTTATGCCAAGTCATGTTTTAATTTCATTCAAATTAGACAAGATCAATTTAAATGATAAAACTTAAGTGAAAATAGGGGGTTAACACAGTAGATAGCTGGCAAAGCTCTGAGGTATTCTGATAAGATGAGACTGGAGACTTTTCTTTCTAGATCCATTCATATTTCATGGATGGCTGCTCTCAATTTAACAGCGTATGTCTTTTCAAGTGTCCTTCATGAGGGGCAAAATGAGTTCCTTATTATTTTGAATCATAACCAGACCATTGTTTtggtttttttttacaatttagaAGAATTGCTTATAAGCTatttgaaatgtattactgGAAGACAAACTATGATTAAAATGTGACTGTAAATTTAAAGGATTGATTAGATGGAATTTGGAGACAGATAGGGTCCTTGAAAATAGTATTGGGAATTTGAACGCCGACTCTTAAAATGTATGACTGCTGTTCATGCTCCATGAAGCATATTGTAGCCCCTGTCAGAGCATTCCTGTGTTTGAAACAATTAAGGCTTGACAATTTTGCCCTTGAATTTTTCATGGGCCAAGAATGACTGACATTTAAGAGACGGCTCCCTTGTAATGAAAAAgatcagccattcatccaagAAATCAATCGAGGGCAGAAATTGACAGCCTGTAAAATGTATGTGGCATGACACCAGTTTTGAAAAGACCACCTCAATTCTATTATTCTTCCAACAGGTGAAGGAAGATTGGAAGTACGTTGCCATGGTTATTGATCGAATCTTCCTCTGGATGTTTGTACTGGTGTGCATTCTGGGAACTGTAGGATTGTTCCTTCCTCCCTGGTTGGCCGGAATGATCTAGAAGATTATGGATCCAGATCCTGACAGCAGATGGACAAGGGGGTTGCATCAAGATGTTCAGAGTTGGACTGCAAGCTTACCTTTCAGTATACTAATGACTTACTTTCTATGTTTTGTAACCGTAATGGAATTCTAATTTAGTctatttgttctttttttttgcctttaaaTTTAAACTCCtgagtctgtctgtgtccttGCTGTGGCCTGTTTACTCTAGGTATGAAAAGGTTGCCGACTGAGAAATAGTGTGTAGTAGTAAGTGAAATGTATTTCATTGATTCAACTGGGCACATGCATTCTTTATGAGACCAAAAGGCCAGCAGTAAATACATTCCTCCTTAATCCTCTATTTTGACATTGAGATGTTCATGAAGTCAACAAATGCATTTGTCAGAAACAGATCATTTGAATGcagaacattttatatttagatTACAGAAAGGCACAGGGCATTCACGTACAAGTGTCCCATTCATAAGGGATAATAAATGAATAATAAAGTAAGGAAATAAAAAGCATAAATAAGCATTTTTTTGTTGTCATCACCGTCCGACAGCTGAGGAatggccctacacacacacattgaaataaGGTGAAAACATAGTTTTGTCAGGACATATTTTAAATGTAATACAGGTAATGCCGACAAATGTAATAATTTACCTTCTTTATAAAACATGTACTCAAGGGTTACTTTCCCCAAAGTATTATTTTGATACAGTAGTCTCTCAAATGTGATCTGCTAGGTGTAAAACATCAACAAGACAAGACTGTCCGATGAAACACACAGAAAATGTCTGTAGTTTGCCAGATCGTTGAGCACATCTGGCCTGATATGTACTGTAATATTAATGGATATTGATGTTTTAAAAAAGACACATTTACCTAACTGGCTTTTTTTTGTCAGTCAGGTTACATTTGCATTTCATGCT encodes:
- the chrna4b gene encoding neuronal acetylcholine receptor subunit alpha-4b, which codes for MNLTRCLRMLSLLVLVHPSQVCPLGAPKAHAEERLLQNLFVRYNKLSRPVANISDVVLVHFGLSIAQLIDVDEKNQMMTTNVWVKQEWNDYKLRWNPEDYENVTSIRIPSELIWRPDIVLYNNADGDFAVTHLTKAHLFYDGRIKWTPPAIYKSSCSIDVTFFPFDQQNCKMKFGSWTYDRAKIDLISMDSNVDQMDYWESGEWVIIDAVGKYNTKKYECCTEIYPDITYYFIIRRLPLFYTINLIIPCLLISCLTVLVFYLPSQCGEKITLCISVLLSLTVFLLLITEIIPSTSLVIPLIGEYLLFTMIFVTLSIIITVFVLNVHHRSPRTHGMPQWVRRVFLDLIPRVLFMKRPPATAKQNCRKLIEMMHQPAGPSHSPTFWLGLEKEFSQMGQQGQMLPATPFDSPNIQVASPPKTSSPPLGLPLEKHPMKPQVFCRSPSSQYSMLVEEPLQLGLTSSPSSTSPPSSGPSSSSVPLPLGPLHTLPRDEPGTLAPKGRSLSVEHMCDHHVEPPQRAAHRCRSNSFQYCCLDAGGGNGGGEGLGIPMTSRQRRQVSVDHLARDSSTEVAKNPGLPDSMVLRMSPAMRRAIEGVQYIADHLRAEDADFSVKEDWKYVAMVIDRIFLWMFVLVCILGTVGLFLPPWLAGMI